Proteins encoded in a region of the Longimicrobium sp. genome:
- a CDS encoding PQQ-binding-like beta-propeller repeat protein: MGTTRSDFVSAELRRAPEDPMPLHGRRMTTRAVLRMGGLAGALTALLAGSGCEVEPTRPVSADSVRVAWSTPLDGRTEVITPRFHSVAADGQRLYVLWRGVVAYDLDSGAQLWRAAGGSAADNVVVRDGRVFTSAAVARALDGATGAELWSFTPDSSADATSAVDELSFYIASESRRLYALDVATGQPRWSTEVLPTGPYKGAIPVGIVAHGDTLYVSLVEDTSPTGHLKRGWIVAVDRNDGKILWRYVNERQGEPHDAGRHAVAGRMLLVNDLNGGAFFGVDRFTGKEVWRHIGRADLLGAWDVFQVADGVAYLASGDTYAYAFDPETGKIHWKHDLRASANSSAVCGNYVFAAAGSLHMLNRSTGKQEAALFLDEWGYVQSNDFVVSRLLSHGGRVYFVGNNAVYAVECSR, translated from the coding sequence GTGGGCACCACCCGCAGTGATTTTGTCTCCGCCGAACTGCGGCGCGCGCCCGAAGACCCGATGCCGCTCCACGGTAGAAGAATGACCACCAGAGCCGTGCTCAGGATGGGCGGGTTGGCCGGTGCGCTGACTGCCCTGCTCGCAGGTAGCGGGTGTGAGGTCGAGCCCACGAGGCCCGTATCTGCCGACAGCGTCCGCGTGGCGTGGAGCACGCCGCTGGACGGCAGGACGGAGGTGATCACGCCTCGTTTCCATTCCGTTGCCGCAGACGGACAGCGTCTCTACGTCCTGTGGCGGGGGGTGGTCGCCTACGATCTGGACAGCGGAGCCCAGCTCTGGCGCGCAGCCGGCGGGTCAGCCGCGGATAACGTAGTCGTGCGGGACGGCCGGGTCTTCACCTCCGCGGCTGTTGCTCGGGCACTCGACGGGGCCACGGGTGCTGAACTGTGGTCATTCACGCCCGACAGCTCTGCCGACGCCACCAGCGCAGTCGATGAACTCTCGTTCTACATCGCGAGCGAGTCACGGCGCCTCTATGCCCTCGACGTTGCAACGGGCCAGCCGCGCTGGTCGACGGAGGTCCTGCCCACGGGGCCGTACAAGGGTGCGATCCCGGTCGGGATCGTCGCGCACGGGGACACGTTGTATGTCTCTCTCGTCGAGGACACCTCGCCCACGGGACACCTGAAGCGCGGGTGGATCGTGGCCGTGGACCGCAACGACGGAAAGATCCTGTGGCGGTACGTGAACGAGCGTCAAGGTGAGCCGCACGATGCTGGAAGGCACGCGGTAGCCGGCCGCATGCTCCTGGTGAACGACCTCAACGGCGGCGCCTTCTTTGGAGTGGACCGGTTCACCGGCAAAGAGGTATGGCGCCACATCGGGCGGGCCGATCTCCTTGGGGCCTGGGACGTGTTCCAGGTGGCGGATGGAGTGGCGTACCTCGCGTCGGGCGACACGTACGCGTACGCCTTCGATCCGGAGACCGGCAAGATCCACTGGAAGCATGACTTGCGGGCCAGCGCCAATTCCTCGGCCGTGTGCGGCAACTACGTGTTCGCGGCGGCGGGCTCTCTGCACATGCTCAACCGCTCGACCGGCAAGCAGGAGGCGGCGCTGTTCCTGGACGAGTGGGGATATGTCCAATCCAATGATTTCGTAGTGTCGCGGCTGCTCTCGCACGGCGGGCGGGTGTATTTCGTGGGGAACAACGCCGTGTACGCCGTCGAGTGCAGCCGTTGA
- a CDS encoding DUF1343 domain-containing protein, which translates to MKAFAPALLLLAACQTPARAPADQAAAATSPAAATAVRPGIETFLADLPAEVRGKRVGLITNHSAIDRARTPVIDLIAQHPELKLVALLAPEHGIRGNVMDGEHIQDEVDAKTGVPVYSLYLSEDRAPTPAMLKDVDVLVYDLQEVGGRTWTYVSTMALAMQAAKAKGIPFVVLDRPNPIGGEIVEGALLDPRFASFVGMYPIPARHGMTVGELATLFNQKHGIGANLIVARVAGWRRLQWQDETGLPWVNPSPNLRSLAALTSYPGTVYFEGTTIAEGRGTDRPFEQVGAAWLDAPRVASIMNAKQLPGIRFEAVTLQMEPTARKFPGQAIPGIRLVVTDRQAYRPVRTALLLIDEIRRQHPRDFAWTRTIDRLTGSDRVRLAIEGGTLLPLLDEWDREAEEFREARKPYLLYP; encoded by the coding sequence ATGAAAGCCTTCGCTCCCGCGCTCCTGCTGCTCGCCGCCTGCCAAACTCCGGCTCGTGCTCCAGCGGACCAGGCCGCGGCCGCCACTTCTCCGGCCGCGGCGACGGCGGTGCGGCCCGGCATCGAGACCTTCCTGGCAGACCTGCCGGCGGAGGTGCGGGGGAAGCGCGTGGGGCTCATCACCAACCACAGCGCGATCGACCGGGCGCGGACGCCGGTCATCGACCTGATCGCGCAGCACCCGGAGCTGAAGCTGGTGGCGCTCCTGGCTCCCGAGCACGGCATCCGCGGGAACGTGATGGACGGGGAGCACATCCAGGACGAGGTCGATGCGAAGACGGGGGTGCCGGTCTACTCCCTGTACCTGTCCGAGGACCGCGCCCCCACGCCCGCGATGCTGAAGGACGTGGACGTGCTGGTGTACGATCTACAGGAAGTCGGCGGGCGCACCTGGACGTACGTCTCCACGATGGCGCTCGCCATGCAGGCCGCGAAGGCCAAGGGGATTCCGTTCGTGGTGCTCGACCGGCCCAATCCCATCGGGGGCGAGATCGTGGAGGGCGCCCTGCTCGATCCCAGGTTCGCGTCGTTCGTGGGGATGTACCCGATCCCGGCGCGCCACGGGATGACGGTGGGCGAGCTCGCCACCCTCTTCAACCAGAAGCACGGGATCGGCGCGAACCTCATCGTGGCGCGGGTGGCGGGGTGGCGGCGCTTGCAATGGCAGGATGAAACCGGGCTCCCATGGGTGAACCCGTCACCGAACCTGCGCTCCCTCGCCGCGCTGACGAGCTACCCCGGAACGGTGTACTTCGAGGGCACCACCATCGCCGAGGGGCGGGGGACGGACCGGCCCTTCGAGCAGGTCGGGGCCGCGTGGCTCGACGCGCCGAGGGTCGCGTCCATCATGAACGCGAAGCAGCTCCCGGGGATCCGCTTCGAGGCGGTCACGCTGCAGATGGAGCCCACGGCGCGGAAGTTCCCGGGCCAGGCCATTCCCGGCATCCGCCTCGTCGTCACCGACCGGCAGGCGTACCGTCCCGTGCGCACGGCGCTCCTGCTCATCGACGAGATCCGCCGGCAGCACCCGCGCGACTTCGCCTGGACGCGGACCATCGACCGCCTTACCGGCTCCGACAGGGTGCGGCTCGCCATCGAAGGAGGCACGCTCCTCCCCCTGCTGGACGAGTGGGACCGCGAGGCCGAGGAGTTCCGCGAGGCTCGCAAGCCGTACCTGCTCTACCCGTAG